Proteins from a single region of Hydra vulgaris chromosome 12, alternate assembly HydraT2T_AEP:
- the LOC136087896 gene encoding jerky protein homolog-like yields the protein MHLFGEGVEVDKNDPVLLQQLDNLYSVIKMCRPENVYNMDETGLFFRLLPRCSLLMPTESLVTTRGKKKSKERVTLVVCSNATESHKILCSMIGKAARPACIVGRTWPIPYFCQKNAWMDVSICWKWFIEVFYHEVKRKTGFPVSFIKRQCT from the coding sequence ATGCATCTCTTTGGGGAAGGAGTTGAAGTTGACAAAAATGATCCTGTTCTTCTTCAGCAACTTGATAACCTTTACTCAGTTATTAAAATGTGCAGACCcgaaaatgtatataatatggACGAAACTGGACTTTTTTTTCGCTTGCTGCCTAGATGTTCTCTTTTAATGCCTACTGAAAGCTTAGTAACTAcaagaggtaaaaaaaaatctaaagaaagAGTGACTTTAGTTGTTTGCTCCAACGCAACAGAATCTCACAAAATACTCTGTTCTATGATTGGAAAAGCTGCACGACCTGCTTGTATAGTCGGTAGAACATGGCCTATACCGTATTTTTGTCAGAAAAATGCATGGATGGATGTCTCTATATGTTGGAAATGGTTCATTGAAGTCTTTTATCATGAAGTTAAACGAAAAACTGGCTTCCctgtttcttttattaaaagacAATGCACCTAG